A window from Polynucleobacter sp. MWH-UH25E encodes these proteins:
- a CDS encoding DUF3619 family protein, which yields MKHLDETLSPVQVDEFGRASAALLSEGAQSLPANIKDRLYEARKKALAVRKPEKVQVKASTLAGTSGNWTGSFKSSNNLWDTLSWVAPIVVLVFGLIGIAQWQNESRINDIAEVDAALLTDDVPPDAYADSGFMAFLKNGPLSDSEDSSSELSPSK from the coding sequence GTGAAGCACCTTGATGAAACCCTCAGCCCAGTACAAGTCGATGAATTTGGTCGCGCTAGCGCAGCCCTTTTGAGCGAGGGAGCTCAAAGCCTGCCTGCCAATATTAAAGATCGCCTGTATGAAGCACGTAAAAAGGCTTTAGCCGTCCGCAAGCCAGAGAAGGTGCAAGTCAAGGCCTCAACCCTAGCTGGCACATCCGGAAATTGGACCGGTAGCTTCAAATCCTCCAACAATCTTTGGGACACTCTCAGTTGGGTAGCACCAATAGTGGTGCTGGTATTCGGACTAATCGGCATTGCTCAATGGCAAAACGAGTCTCGCATCAACGATATCGCTGAAGTAGATGCGGCATTGCTCACAGATGATGTACCACCAGATGCCTATGCTGATAGCGGATTTATGGCCTTCCTTAAAAACGGCCCACTCTCCGATTCCGAAGACTCATCTAGCGAACTATCACCAAGCAAATAA
- a CDS encoding RDD family protein, with protein MTPAELNALPAPQFWRRVSCCLYEQLVLLGVIAFTFLVPNLGLGILFGVSLPSWLTFLYLYSVLGIYFVWYWTKSGQTLAMQTWRVRMIGANGFNLSRRQAIWRYVYGSLWIVPCVFLQWIFHLEKWQIIEMLFTVALFIWPLSIFLDRRSASLRQSFPDRLANSRLVELPKNLVKLS; from the coding sequence ATGACGCCTGCTGAATTAAATGCATTACCCGCACCTCAGTTTTGGCGTCGTGTCTCTTGCTGTCTTTACGAACAACTTGTATTGCTGGGCGTTATTGCCTTTACTTTTCTAGTTCCGAATTTAGGACTTGGCATTCTTTTTGGCGTCTCCTTACCTAGCTGGTTGACCTTTTTGTATTTGTACTCTGTCCTGGGGATTTATTTTGTTTGGTATTGGACAAAATCTGGTCAAACACTAGCAATGCAGACTTGGCGTGTTCGTATGATTGGCGCAAATGGCTTTAATCTCTCTAGACGTCAAGCAATTTGGCGATATGTCTATGGCTCCCTGTGGATTGTCCCCTGCGTATTCTTGCAATGGATCTTTCATCTGGAGAAATGGCAAATCATTGAGATGCTATTTACCGTTGCTTTATTCATCTGGCCGCTGAGCATATTTTTGGATAGACGGAGCGCTTCTTTGCGTCAAAGCTTTCCAGACAGATTGGCAAACTCTAGATTGGTTGAATTACCAAAGAATCTAGTCAAACTCTCTTAA
- a CDS encoding RNA polymerase sigma factor yields the protein MASAQELSDFLSSVEQRAFKQAVYAVRDDDAAMDIVQDAMIKVAEKYGDKPAAELPLLFTRILQNRIHDWFRRQKVRNAWVTLFSSMGRKAEENDDFDPLESLSAPDDSEIHQDGAKQLEKSQLLQALESEIAKLPVRQREAFLMRYWDELSITDTAKAMNCSEGSVKTHCSRATQTLAKALKLKGITL from the coding sequence ATGGCATCCGCCCAAGAACTATCCGACTTTCTCAGCAGCGTCGAGCAGCGTGCTTTTAAGCAAGCGGTATATGCCGTGCGTGACGACGACGCTGCAATGGATATCGTTCAAGATGCCATGATTAAGGTGGCAGAAAAGTATGGGGACAAACCTGCGGCTGAACTACCCTTGCTGTTCACCCGCATCCTGCAAAACCGAATTCATGACTGGTTTCGTCGTCAAAAGGTCCGAAATGCCTGGGTAACCCTCTTCTCCAGCATGGGCAGAAAAGCAGAAGAAAACGACGATTTTGACCCCCTAGAGTCACTTTCAGCCCCTGATGACAGTGAAATTCACCAAGACGGGGCAAAACAGCTTGAAAAGAGTCAGCTTTTACAGGCTTTGGAGTCAGAAATCGCTAAATTACCTGTACGTCAACGAGAAGCCTTCCTGATGCGTTATTGGGATGAGCTAAGCATTACCGACACCGCCAAAGCCATGAATTGCAGTGAAGGCAGCGTCAAAACGCATTGCTCTAGAGCAACGCAAACTTTAGCTAAAGCATTGAAATTAAAAGGAATTACCCTGTGA
- a CDS encoding acetolactate synthase 3 catalytic subunit, which produces MNTSSAEFLATKANKDSANTNAVAAPPEMIGAEMLVHALHKEGVEYVWGYPGGSVLFIYDEIFKQDKFEHILVRHEQAAVHAADGYARATGKVGVALVTSGPGVTNAVTGIATAYTDSIPLVIISGNVPTYAIGEDAFQEADTVGITRPVVKHNFLVKDVKDLPMVLKKAFHIAQTGRPGPVLIDIPKDVSAAKGPFVYPETLEMRSYNPVVKGHSGQIRKAIALLQEAERPYIYTGGGIILADAAPELKEFADLLGYPVTNTLMGLGGFPGTSPQFLGMLGMHGTYEANMAMQHSDVLIAIGARFDDRVIGNTAHFASHPRKIIHIDIDPSVISKRVKVDVPIVGNLKEVLIEMTAQLKAAGPRKNGDKVAAWWDQINEWRKKDCLKYDEASQIVKPQYVVQKLWELTGGDAFICSDVGQHQMWAAQFYKFDKPRRWINSGGLGTMGVGLPYAMGIKKAFPEKDVFTITGEGSIQMCIQELSTCKQYDTPVKIVSLNNRYLGMVRQWQELTYNKRYSSSYMDSLPDFVKLAEAYGHVGMRIEKKSDVEGALKEAIRLKDRTVFMDFQTDPEENVWPMVQAGKGITEMLLGSEDL; this is translated from the coding sequence ATGAATACAAGCAGCGCCGAATTTTTAGCTACTAAAGCTAACAAAGACTCAGCCAATACAAATGCCGTAGCAGCGCCTCCAGAAATGATTGGTGCTGAAATGCTCGTGCATGCACTGCACAAAGAGGGTGTTGAATACGTTTGGGGTTACCCAGGCGGATCCGTTCTCTTTATCTACGACGAAATTTTTAAACAAGATAAGTTTGAACACATTTTGGTTCGCCATGAACAAGCAGCAGTTCATGCAGCTGATGGCTATGCTCGCGCAACCGGTAAGGTTGGCGTTGCATTAGTGACATCGGGCCCTGGTGTCACGAATGCGGTTACTGGTATCGCTACTGCATATACTGATTCGATCCCATTGGTGATCATCAGCGGTAACGTGCCGACGTATGCAATTGGTGAAGACGCATTCCAAGAGGCCGATACTGTTGGTATCACTCGCCCAGTGGTAAAGCACAACTTCCTAGTGAAGGATGTCAAAGATTTGCCAATGGTGCTGAAGAAGGCCTTTCACATTGCACAGACTGGTCGTCCCGGTCCAGTGTTAATTGATATTCCAAAGGATGTATCTGCTGCGAAGGGTCCTTTCGTATATCCAGAGACTCTGGAGATGCGCTCTTATAACCCTGTAGTTAAGGGCCATAGCGGTCAAATTCGTAAAGCCATCGCTTTATTGCAAGAAGCGGAGCGTCCATACATCTACACTGGTGGCGGCATCATTCTTGCTGACGCAGCACCAGAGCTCAAAGAGTTTGCGGATTTATTGGGTTACCCAGTAACCAATACCCTGATGGGTCTTGGTGGCTTCCCAGGCACCAGCCCGCAGTTTCTTGGCATGTTGGGTATGCATGGAACATACGAAGCCAATATGGCAATGCAACATAGTGATGTGTTGATTGCAATTGGTGCACGCTTTGATGATCGCGTGATCGGTAACACTGCGCACTTTGCAAGCCATCCACGCAAAATCATTCATATTGATATTGATCCATCCGTTATTAGCAAACGGGTGAAAGTCGATGTGCCTATTGTTGGTAATCTCAAGGAAGTGTTGATTGAGATGACTGCTCAGCTCAAAGCTGCTGGTCCACGCAAGAACGGCGATAAAGTTGCTGCCTGGTGGGATCAGATCAATGAGTGGCGCAAGAAAGATTGCTTGAAGTATGACGAGGCTTCACAAATTGTTAAGCCCCAGTATGTAGTTCAAAAGCTTTGGGAGCTCACAGGTGGCGATGCATTCATTTGCTCTGACGTTGGTCAGCATCAAATGTGGGCTGCTCAGTTCTATAAATTTGATAAGCCACGTCGTTGGATTAACTCTGGTGGTCTAGGCACCATGGGTGTTGGTTTGCCATACGCCATGGGCATCAAGAAAGCATTTCCTGAAAAGGATGTTTTCACGATTACGGGTGAAGGCTCGATTCAGATGTGTATTCAGGAGCTTTCAACTTGTAAGCAGTACGACACTCCAGTGAAGATCGTGTCATTGAATAACCGTTACCTCGGTATGGTTCGTCAGTGGCAAGAATTGACCTATAACAAGCGCTATTCCAGTTCCTACATGGACTCTTTGCCTGATTTTGTGAAGTTGGCGGAAGCCTATGGACACGTTGGCATGCGCATTGAGAAAAAATCTGATGTTGAGGGCGCGCTCAAAGAAGCTATTCGCTTAAAAGATCGCACCGTATTCATGGATTTCCAGACCGACCCAGAAGAAAACGTTTGGCCTATGGTTCAAGCGGGCAAGGGTATTACTGAAATGCTTTTGGGTAGTGAGGATCTGTAA
- a CDS encoding 2-isopropylmalate synthase gives MSDKVIIFDTTLRDGEQSPGASMTKDEKVRIARQLERLKVDVIEAGFAASSEGDFQAISAVAAAVKDSIVCSLARANDKDITRAADALQAANAKRIHAFLATSPLHMAVKLRMSPEEVLEQAKRSIRFARNLASDIEFSAEDGYRSEMDFLCRVVEAVINEGASTINIPDTVGYATPELYGEFIKTLRTRVPNSDKAVWSVHCHNDLGMAVANSLAGVKIGGARQIECTINGLGERAGNTALEEIVMSLRTRKDYFDVVCGIDASQIVPASKLVSQITGFVVQPNKAVVGANAFAHASGIHQDGILKNRETYEIMRAEDVGWTTNKIVLGKLSGRNAFKQRLQELGITVEAEADLNEAFTRFKALADQKAEIFDEDIIAIMSDAAAAEEGEFFQFISLNQHSETGERPKSRITFRMGDKEVSSEAEGNGPVDASLNAIEEIAKSGAEQLLYSVNAITSGTQSQGEVTVRLSKGGRIVNGVGTDPDIIAASAKAYLSALNKLHDPSQAKLNAQMTP, from the coding sequence ATGAGCGACAAAGTAATCATTTTTGACACCACCTTGCGTGATGGTGAGCAATCCCCTGGCGCGTCGATGACCAAGGACGAGAAGGTACGTATTGCTCGTCAACTTGAGCGTTTAAAGGTGGATGTGATTGAAGCTGGATTTGCTGCAAGCTCTGAGGGTGACTTTCAGGCAATTTCTGCCGTAGCTGCCGCAGTCAAGGATTCAATCGTGTGCTCATTAGCTAGAGCGAATGACAAGGACATCACCCGCGCCGCCGACGCATTACAAGCTGCGAATGCCAAGCGTATTCATGCCTTCTTGGCTACCAGCCCATTACATATGGCTGTCAAATTGCGCATGTCTCCAGAAGAGGTATTGGAGCAAGCTAAACGCTCGATTCGTTTTGCTAGAAACTTAGCATCTGATATTGAATTTTCTGCAGAAGATGGATATCGCTCAGAGATGGATTTCTTGTGCCGAGTTGTAGAGGCGGTCATTAATGAAGGTGCTTCAACCATCAATATTCCCGATACAGTTGGTTATGCAACACCAGAGTTATATGGTGAGTTCATTAAGACATTGCGTACACGTGTGCCGAATTCAGATAAAGCTGTTTGGTCAGTGCATTGTCATAACGACTTAGGTATGGCAGTGGCTAATTCATTGGCGGGTGTGAAGATTGGCGGCGCTCGTCAAATCGAGTGCACCATTAATGGCTTAGGCGAGCGCGCGGGCAATACTGCATTGGAAGAGATTGTGATGTCATTGCGTACTCGCAAAGATTACTTCGATGTGGTTTGTGGTATCGATGCAAGTCAAATTGTTCCCGCTTCCAAATTGGTTTCTCAAATCACGGGTTTTGTGGTTCAGCCAAACAAGGCTGTTGTTGGTGCGAACGCCTTTGCGCATGCCTCTGGAATCCACCAGGACGGTATTTTGAAGAATCGAGAAACCTACGAAATCATGCGTGCTGAAGATGTGGGTTGGACAACCAACAAGATCGTCTTGGGCAAATTATCAGGGCGCAATGCATTTAAACAACGCTTGCAAGAATTGGGTATCACCGTAGAAGCTGAAGCGGATTTAAATGAAGCATTTACCCGCTTTAAAGCTTTAGCTGATCAAAAGGCAGAGATTTTTGATGAGGACATTATCGCCATCATGTCCGATGCAGCCGCTGCTGAAGAGGGCGAGTTTTTCCAATTCATTTCGTTGAATCAGCATTCTGAAACAGGTGAGCGTCCTAAGTCTCGCATCACCTTCCGCATGGGCGATAAAGAGGTGAGTTCTGAGGCCGAAGGCAATGGACCGGTTGATGCCAGCTTGAATGCCATTGAAGAAATTGCTAAGAGCGGGGCAGAGCAGTTGCTGTACTCTGTTAACGCGATTACTTCAGGCACTCAGTCACAAGGCGAAGTAACGGTGCGCTTGTCAAAAGGCGGACGCATTGTGAATGGCGTGGGCACAGACCCTGACATCATTGCTGCTTCTGCAAAGGCGTATTTGTCAGCCTTAAACAAGCTACATGATCCAAGTCAGGCAAAGCTAAATGCTCAAATGACCCCCTAA
- a CDS encoding DUF3106 domain-containing protein, with amino-acid sequence MKNIASKAMMATALTLFVFNATNVYAQSANPSHGKTAAIPTKAPDGTWDSLSPTQQKTLAPLESDWDYMLPDSRKKWIYVANLYPKMAPADQDRLQSRMASWSNLSQRDRRIARENYLTSLKFPAEKKAEAWSAYQKLSDEQKKKLAEMETKKKPNAISAPTLQQHAIQRETTPPPAAPSPRAVQASTPESGPSTTPAAPSTTDNQ; translated from the coding sequence ATGAAGAACATTGCTAGCAAAGCCATGATGGCAACTGCGCTGACATTGTTCGTCTTTAACGCAACAAATGTTTATGCGCAAAGCGCAAATCCTTCGCATGGGAAAACTGCAGCAATTCCTACCAAGGCTCCAGATGGAACTTGGGATAGCTTGAGCCCTACCCAACAAAAGACGCTAGCTCCGCTAGAGAGCGACTGGGACTACATGCTGCCCGATAGTCGTAAAAAGTGGATATATGTAGCAAATCTCTATCCGAAGATGGCGCCTGCCGATCAAGATCGTCTGCAATCCCGTATGGCCAGCTGGTCCAATCTCTCTCAACGCGATCGTCGCATTGCGCGCGAAAACTATCTTACTAGCTTGAAATTTCCTGCTGAGAAAAAAGCAGAGGCATGGAGCGCCTATCAAAAACTCAGCGATGAGCAGAAAAAGAAATTAGCGGAGATGGAAACTAAGAAAAAGCCAAACGCGATTAGCGCGCCCACCTTACAACAACACGCTATTCAACGCGAAACTACTCCACCTCCTGCAGCACCAAGTCCGCGAGCTGTTCAAGCAAGCACACCTGAGAGCGGCCCGTCAACAACTCCAGCAGCACCAAGTACCACTGACAATCAATAA
- the pssA gene encoding CDP-diacylglycerol--serine O-phosphatidyltransferase: MTTFRRRGRINRSRINSRRHGSNEGQWAEALGDDLDYEVEELLPEKPRLRSKGIYLLPNAFTTAALFSGFFAIVNAMNDQFQVAAIAIFASLVLDGMDGRVARMTNTQSAFGEQYDSLADMVSFGVAPALVAYEWALKDLGKWGWLAAFTYCAGAALRLARFNVNTGVVDKKFFQGLPSPAAGALIAGFIWLADDNKIPVRDSAIPWITFFIAVYAGLTMVSNARFYSGKALDVRYRVPFGVMVLLILTFVLISSNPPLTLFGLFVVYSISGYVIWAWERLSGKRFS; this comes from the coding sequence TTGACTACATTTCGCCGTCGTGGTCGCATCAATCGCAGTCGCATTAATTCACGTCGACATGGCTCGAATGAAGGGCAATGGGCTGAGGCATTGGGTGATGATCTCGATTACGAAGTAGAGGAACTTCTACCCGAAAAGCCACGTTTGCGCAGCAAAGGTATTTATTTATTGCCGAACGCATTTACGACGGCAGCTTTGTTTAGTGGATTCTTCGCCATTGTTAATGCGATGAATGATCAATTCCAAGTGGCTGCTATCGCGATCTTCGCATCGCTCGTGCTCGACGGAATGGATGGCCGTGTTGCTCGCATGACCAATACGCAAAGTGCGTTTGGCGAGCAATATGATTCTCTCGCAGATATGGTTTCTTTTGGTGTTGCTCCCGCATTGGTTGCTTATGAGTGGGCGCTGAAGGATTTGGGTAAGTGGGGCTGGTTGGCTGCATTTACGTATTGCGCTGGCGCTGCTTTGCGTCTGGCTCGGTTTAACGTTAATACTGGCGTAGTAGATAAAAAGTTCTTCCAAGGGCTTCCTAGTCCAGCGGCGGGCGCACTCATCGCTGGATTTATTTGGCTGGCGGATGACAATAAGATCCCGGTGCGGGATTCCGCAATTCCATGGATTACTTTCTTTATCGCCGTTTATGCTGGCTTGACCATGGTGTCCAATGCACGCTTTTATAGCGGTAAAGCCTTGGATGTTCGCTACCGAGTGCCATTTGGGGTGATGGTCTTGTTAATCCTGACCTTTGTATTAATTTCCTCGAATCCGCCGCTGACCTTATTTGGTTTATTCGTTGTCTACTCCATATCAGGCTATGTCATTTGGGCATGGGAACGCCTCAGCGGTAAACGTTTTAGCTAA
- the ilvC gene encoding ketol-acid reductoisomerase, protein MKVFYDKDADLSLIKGKKVTIIGYGSQGHAHALNLKDSGVNVTVGLRKNGASWSKAANAGLTVKEVAEAVKDADVVMMLLPDEQIADVYNKEVHSNIKQGAALAFAHGFNVHYGQVQPRADLDVIMIAPKAPGHTVRGTYSQGGGVPHLIAVYQDKSGSARDVALSYATANGGGRAGIIETNFREETETDLFGEQAVLCGGAVELIKAGFETLVEAGYAPEMAYFECLHELKLIVDLIYEGGIANMNYSISNNAEYGEYVTGPRVVTEDTKNAMRQCLKDIQTGEYAKSFILENKAGAPTLISRRRLNAEHDIEVVGAKLRAMMPWIAKNKLVDQTKN, encoded by the coding sequence ATGAAAGTTTTTTACGATAAAGACGCAGATTTGTCCCTCATTAAGGGCAAGAAAGTCACGATCATTGGTTACGGTTCACAAGGCCATGCACACGCATTGAACCTTAAGGATTCTGGTGTAAATGTGACTGTTGGTTTGCGTAAGAACGGCGCTTCCTGGAGTAAAGCTGCAAATGCAGGTTTGACTGTTAAAGAAGTTGCTGAAGCTGTTAAAGACGCTGATGTAGTCATGATGTTGCTGCCAGATGAGCAAATCGCTGACGTGTACAACAAAGAAGTGCATAGCAATATCAAACAGGGTGCTGCACTCGCATTTGCTCATGGCTTTAACGTTCACTACGGTCAAGTTCAGCCACGCGCTGATTTAGACGTGATCATGATTGCTCCAAAAGCTCCTGGACATACTGTTCGTGGCACATACTCACAAGGTGGTGGTGTTCCCCATTTGATCGCTGTATACCAAGATAAATCTGGATCTGCACGTGACGTAGCCTTGTCATACGCAACCGCTAACGGTGGCGGCCGTGCCGGCATCATTGAAACCAATTTCCGTGAAGAAACAGAAACTGACTTGTTCGGTGAACAGGCCGTTCTCTGCGGTGGCGCAGTGGAATTGATCAAAGCAGGCTTTGAAACTTTAGTTGAGGCTGGTTACGCTCCTGAGATGGCTTACTTCGAGTGCTTGCATGAGCTCAAGTTGATTGTGGATTTGATCTATGAAGGCGGTATCGCTAACATGAACTACTCAATCTCTAATAACGCCGAATATGGTGAGTATGTAACTGGCCCACGCGTAGTTACTGAAGATACTAAGAACGCAATGCGTCAGTGTTTGAAAGATATTCAGACTGGTGAATATGCAAAGAGCTTCATCTTGGAAAACAAGGCTGGCGCTCCAACATTAATCTCACGTCGTCGTTTGAACGCAGAGCATGACATCGAGGTAGTTGGTGCGAAATTGCGCGCCATGATGCCTTGGATTGCGAAGAACAAGTTGGTTGACCAGACCAAGAACTAA
- the rpsO gene encoding 30S ribosomal protein S15 encodes MAVADIKTAEIVKENARSANDTGSPEVQVSLLTARINELTPHFKANAKDHHSRRGLLKMVSRRRRLLDYLKGKDLDRYRALIEKLGLRK; translated from the coding sequence ATGGCAGTTGCTGATATCAAAACGGCGGAAATCGTCAAAGAAAACGCGCGTAGCGCAAACGATACGGGTAGCCCTGAAGTTCAAGTTTCATTGCTAACAGCCCGCATCAATGAATTAACCCCCCATTTCAAGGCTAACGCTAAAGACCATCACAGCCGTCGTGGTTTGTTGAAGATGGTTTCACGTCGCCGTCGCCTCTTGGATTACCTCAAAGGCAAAGATCTGGATCGCTATCGCGCATTGATCGAGAAATTAGGTCTCCGTAAGTAA
- a CDS encoding phosphatidylserine decarboxylase: MMYPHPIIAKEGWPYLALVGVVTLLVHHFGGIAWSWPLWIIFVFVLQFFRDPQRIPALGRDLVLSPADGRIVVVETANDPYAGREALKISVFMNVFNVHSNRSSVNGLVKEIQYFPGKFVNADLDKASTENERNAVVIDANGQTITLVQVAGLIARRILCYIHVGDRLKAGERYGFIRFGSRVDVYLPLTAEPLVAVGDKVFATNTALARVPGLD, from the coding sequence ATGATGTATCCCCATCCCATTATTGCGAAAGAAGGTTGGCCTTATTTGGCTTTAGTGGGAGTGGTGACTCTTCTGGTTCACCACTTTGGCGGCATTGCATGGTCTTGGCCTCTCTGGATCATCTTTGTCTTTGTTCTGCAGTTCTTCCGCGACCCCCAGCGCATTCCAGCGCTAGGTCGTGATTTAGTTCTATCTCCTGCAGATGGTCGTATCGTAGTTGTTGAGACTGCAAATGACCCGTATGCTGGTCGTGAAGCGCTGAAGATCAGCGTGTTTATGAACGTATTTAATGTGCATTCCAATCGCAGTTCTGTAAACGGCTTGGTAAAAGAAATTCAATATTTCCCTGGCAAATTTGTGAATGCTGATTTGGACAAAGCCTCTACCGAGAATGAGCGCAATGCTGTCGTGATTGATGCTAACGGTCAAACCATCACTCTCGTGCAAGTAGCCGGTTTAATTGCACGCCGTATTCTTTGTTACATCCATGTTGGTGATCGCCTAAAAGCGGGTGAGCGTTATGGCTTTATCCGCTTTGGCTCACGTGTGGATGTATATTTGCCTTTGACTGCAGAGCCATTGGTAGCTGTAGGTGATAAAGTATTCGCAACGAATACTGCTCTGGCACGTGTGCCAGGCTTAGATTGA
- the ilvN gene encoding acetolactate synthase small subunit: protein MRHIISVLIENEPGALSRVVGLFSARGYNIDTLSVAPTEDPSLSRMTIVTFGSDDVIEQITKHLNRLVEVVKVFDLSEGPHIERELMMIKVRAVGKEREELKRTTDIFRGRIIDVTDKSYTIELTGDGAKLDAFIDSIDRASILETVRSGGSGIGRGERILKV from the coding sequence ATGCGACACATTATTTCTGTACTTATTGAGAACGAACCAGGTGCTTTATCTCGTGTGGTTGGCTTGTTCTCAGCTCGCGGATACAACATTGATACCTTAAGTGTTGCGCCAACTGAAGATCCATCACTTTCTCGCATGACGATCGTGACCTTTGGTTCTGACGATGTCATTGAACAAATCACCAAACACTTAAACCGCTTAGTGGAAGTGGTGAAGGTGTTTGATTTGAGTGAAGGCCCTCATATCGAGCGCGAACTTATGATGATCAAAGTTCGTGCGGTAGGCAAAGAGCGTGAAGAGCTCAAGCGTACAACCGATATCTTCCGCGGCCGAATTATTGATGTGACTGACAAGAGCTACACCATTGAATTAACTGGTGATGGCGCTAAGTTGGATGCATTTATTGATTCGATTGATCGTGCATCTATTCTAGAAACCGTGCGTTCAGGCGGATCTGGTATTGGGCGCGGCGAGCGTATTTTGAAAGTCTAA